One window of Oscillibacter hominis genomic DNA carries:
- a CDS encoding selenium metabolism-associated LysR family transcriptional regulator — MDIKQLEVFAAVVDSNSFSKAAEQLHLTQPTVSTHIASLEKELKIKLIVRTTKEIFPSEAGKLLYQYARRMLKLRREALEAIQSYSREMCGTIHIAASTIPGQYFLPRLMRSFREEYPDIQFAMEITDSQEVAAAVSSRSVEIGFCGTLLDAPKCSFQEFADDRLVLITPNTRKYRQYQKKGFPVRRILEESFISRESGSGTRKETEQFLREMGVDMTQMKIAVEVRSTDDIKKMVSEGLGIAVISKTASESDCQFGNLLAFDFDSVSLRRKLYAARHKKGILSPIAQAFYDYALEYYKKGNPGDGSTRA; from the coding sequence TTGGACATCAAGCAGTTAGAGGTATTTGCCGCAGTGGTGGACAGCAACAGTTTTTCCAAGGCGGCGGAGCAGCTGCATCTGACCCAGCCGACGGTCAGCACCCATATCGCCTCGCTGGAAAAAGAGCTGAAAATCAAGCTCATTGTCCGGACCACCAAGGAGATATTCCCCTCCGAGGCGGGAAAACTGCTGTACCAATATGCCCGGCGCATGCTGAAGCTCCGCCGGGAGGCCTTGGAGGCCATCCAGTCCTACTCCAGGGAGATGTGCGGCACCATCCACATCGCAGCCTCCACCATTCCGGGCCAGTATTTCCTGCCCCGGCTGATGCGCAGCTTCCGGGAGGAGTATCCGGACATCCAGTTCGCCATGGAGATCACCGACAGCCAGGAGGTGGCGGCGGCGGTCTCCTCCCGCAGCGTGGAAATCGGCTTCTGCGGCACGTTGCTGGACGCCCCCAAGTGCTCCTTCCAGGAGTTTGCCGACGACCGGCTGGTGCTCATCACGCCCAATACCCGCAAATACCGCCAGTACCAGAAGAAGGGGTTTCCCGTCCGCCGGATCCTGGAGGAGAGCTTCATCAGCCGCGAAAGCGGCAGCGGCACCCGGAAGGAGACGGAACAGTTCCTTCGGGAGATGGGGGTGGACATGACACAGATGAAGATTGCCGTGGAGGTGCGATCCACCGACGACATCAAAAAAATGGTCAGCGAGGGGCTGGGGATCGCCGTGATCTCCAAGACCGCATCGGAGAGCGACTGCCAGTTCGGAAACCTGCTGGCCTTTGACTTTGACAGCGTGAGCCTCCGCCGGAAGCTATACGCGGCGCGGCACAAAAAGGGAATCCTGTCCCCCATTGCCCAGGCCTTCTATGATTATGCCCTGGAGTATTATAAAAAGGGAAATCCTGGGGATGGGAGTACCCGGGCATAG